A genomic region of Alicyclobacillus sp. SO9 contains the following coding sequences:
- a CDS encoding helix-turn-helix transcriptional regulator: MVFKRSALSRLFLIRATFPLIILAVLVSNQGPHFWLLGFFILSLLDFIGGIIQLIWKPGLIDYKFAAVRDVIYAAAFYLLVLQNIHIPAMMLAPSALAEVFVLFGYRVFLRAFIAEALMLVVRMSTVYYKYHFIHPNWAIMICTASLVMGLLGLEIKRMEELQREIVLQQRDLKATLAEMVTATLSSSGIDKAFIQQKKINPMLEEICEQASLAKGREIGQHLADAIAERQAIADLFTSRELEVLEMAVEEQSYRQIAEQLQVSPGTVRAHVASIMRKAGVHTKDDLVHWAHDHRLLSVEKSV; this comes from the coding sequence GTGGTCTTCAAACGAAGTGCACTGTCTCGCCTGTTTTTAATTCGTGCTACGTTTCCCCTCATTATTCTTGCTGTGCTTGTATCAAATCAGGGCCCGCACTTTTGGTTGTTGGGCTTTTTCATTTTGAGTCTGCTGGATTTCATAGGCGGTATCATACAGTTGATTTGGAAGCCTGGCTTAATCGATTACAAGTTTGCGGCAGTGCGCGATGTCATTTATGCGGCTGCATTTTATCTGTTAGTTCTTCAAAACATTCATATACCGGCTATGATGCTCGCTCCGTCGGCGCTGGCCGAAGTGTTTGTGTTGTTCGGCTATAGGGTTTTTCTTCGAGCGTTTATCGCTGAGGCGTTGATGCTGGTTGTGCGAATGTCCACCGTTTATTATAAGTATCACTTTATTCACCCTAATTGGGCCATCATGATTTGTACCGCAAGTCTTGTGATGGGACTGTTGGGGCTGGAAATTAAGCGCATGGAAGAACTCCAGAGAGAGATTGTGCTACAACAGAGAGACCTGAAGGCTACGTTAGCCGAAATGGTGACGGCCACGCTGTCTTCCAGCGGTATTGACAAGGCTTTCATACAGCAAAAAAAGATAAATCCCATGCTTGAAGAGATCTGCGAGCAAGCAAGTTTGGCAAAGGGGAGGGAAATTGGGCAGCACCTGGCAGATGCCATTGCTGAGAGACAAGCAATCGCAGATTTGTTTACGTCGCGGGAGCTGGAAGTTCTTGAGATGGCAGTTGAGGAACAGTCCTACAGGCAGATTGCCGAGCAGTTGCAAGTCAGTCCGGGGACGGTCCGGGCACATGTGGCGAGCATCATGCGAAAAGCTGGTGTTCACACCAAGGACGATCTCGTTCACTGGGCCCACGACCACCGTTTGCTCTCTGTTGAAAAGAGTGTTTAG
- the nagB gene encoding glucosamine-6-phosphate deaminase, giving the protein MVIRIFDNQDEAGLYAASLAERAIMGAAHPVLGLATGSTVIPFYRELVRLVQCGLDLSHITTINLDEYIGLPPHHEQSYHAFMKRHLFSRVNIPESQVFIPDGSVPDLAAECGRYDEIIREYPIDLQILGIGVNGHIGFNEPDDLLVSRTHVVELSEETIRSNSRFFADVSEVPTRAITMGVQAILQARQIVLMAFGEEKAHIVAKAIRGEVRTDIPASILQLHRDVIFVLDKGSAKELSLAKDA; this is encoded by the coding sequence ATGGTAATCCGCATTTTTGACAATCAGGACGAAGCAGGTCTCTACGCAGCCTCTCTTGCCGAGCGAGCGATTATGGGCGCCGCCCATCCCGTCTTAGGGCTGGCCACCGGAAGTACTGTCATTCCATTCTATCGCGAACTGGTTCGACTGGTGCAGTGCGGGCTGGACTTATCTCACATAACCACTATCAATCTGGACGAATACATTGGGCTACCGCCTCATCACGAACAAAGCTATCATGCCTTCATGAAGCGGCACCTCTTCTCCCGCGTCAACATTCCTGAAAGCCAGGTGTTCATTCCCGACGGATCTGTTCCAGATTTGGCAGCTGAATGCGGTCGTTATGACGAAATTATTCGGGAATACCCGATTGACCTACAAATTCTCGGGATTGGGGTAAACGGACACATTGGTTTCAACGAACCGGATGACCTCCTCGTCTCCCGCACGCACGTGGTTGAACTCAGCGAGGAAACAATCCGCAGTAATTCCCGCTTCTTTGCCGATGTTTCCGAAGTCCCGACGAGAGCCATTACCATGGGTGTACAAGCCATTCTCCAGGCTCGTCAAATTGTTCTGATGGCGTTCGGTGAAGAAAAGGCACATATTGTAGCAAAGGCCATCCGCGGGGAAGTTCGTACAGACATTCCAGCCAGCATTCTGCAACTGCACCGCGACGTCATTTTTGTACTTGATAAAGGCAGTGCCAAGGAGCTCTCGCTCGCCAAGGACGCGTAA
- the nagA gene encoding N-acetylglucosamine-6-phosphate deacetylase: METTIISGSINGVQVQIKVEDGMIQQIGDLAKTDFTGATLIQTDGEILPGFIDVHVHGGGGAEVMEGTEEAFEQVCTTHAKHGTTGLLLTTVTSPAAELDKVFSAYQKGRVRNGAEVLGFHLEGPFINPEKPGAQPKEHIILPNTDLFKHWQSLCGGAIRYVTVAPEMEHAESLIRWAANEGVIVSMGHCNATAEEAAQGIEWGAKSTTHLFNAMSSAHHRKPGLAGTSLGDNRIMAELIADLIHVHPLMLTAAIRAKGLHRIMLITDAVHAADMPEGEYVWGNRTVQLRDGAVRLPDGTLAGSTLTLDRAVHNLLSIHALEPADVPQVTSGNQSELLGLPHGRIAVGAPANLIAVNQSWEVTHTVVRGKLVYRS; encoded by the coding sequence GTGGAGACCACGATAATCAGCGGATCGATAAATGGAGTACAAGTGCAGATTAAGGTTGAAGACGGCATGATTCAACAAATAGGAGACCTAGCCAAAACAGACTTTACGGGTGCGACACTGATTCAGACCGACGGTGAGATTCTGCCTGGCTTCATTGACGTTCACGTTCACGGCGGCGGTGGAGCAGAAGTGATGGAAGGCACGGAAGAAGCGTTTGAGCAGGTGTGCACAACCCATGCCAAACATGGCACAACCGGACTGCTTTTGACCACGGTAACAAGTCCTGCAGCAGAACTGGATAAGGTGTTCTCAGCCTATCAGAAAGGACGCGTTCGAAACGGGGCAGAAGTCCTGGGGTTTCACCTTGAAGGACCATTTATCAATCCTGAGAAACCAGGAGCACAGCCGAAAGAGCATATTATCTTACCGAATACAGACTTGTTCAAACACTGGCAGTCCCTGTGCGGGGGCGCAATTCGGTATGTCACGGTCGCACCTGAGATGGAACACGCAGAGTCACTGATTCGATGGGCTGCAAACGAGGGCGTGATTGTTTCCATGGGCCACTGCAACGCAACTGCGGAGGAGGCGGCCCAAGGAATTGAATGGGGTGCAAAAAGCACAACCCATCTGTTTAACGCCATGAGCAGTGCGCATCACCGTAAACCGGGATTGGCTGGCACATCCCTTGGCGACAATCGGATTATGGCAGAACTGATTGCAGATTTGATTCACGTACACCCGTTGATGCTGACTGCGGCCATCCGCGCTAAAGGCTTACATCGCATTATGCTGATTACAGATGCGGTGCACGCTGCAGACATGCCGGAAGGGGAATATGTTTGGGGCAATCGGACGGTTCAACTCCGAGACGGTGCCGTAAGGCTGCCAGACGGGACACTGGCGGGAAGCACACTAACATTGGATCGGGCAGTTCACAATCTCCTTAGTATCCATGCACTAGAGCCTGCGGATGTGCCCCAAGTTACCTCAGGCAACCAATCGGAACTGCTGGGCTTGCCACACGGCCGCATTGCTGTAGGAGCACCTGCAAACCTGATTGCAGTCAATCAAAGTTGGGAAGTGACACACACCGTTGTTCGAGGCAAGCTCGTATATCGCTCCTGA
- a CDS encoding MFS transporter encodes MARQTYARMSLYYFFFYTTIAVFAPYFNLYLASRGLSSEQVGMVLAVIPLGGILMQPLWGMMNDRLQIQKTTIFLALVVPAITLLLYPHLHSFPVYVLGTAVLAVFQSVAVPVADSMTIETAGTGHYGKIRLFGSLGYAIAAAIAAALYKHYGVSEISVVYGFTVVLALFGLIFYPKPAKMHSGHQRPALFSGMIVLLSNKKFLLILCFTLLITISQAVNSNFFTLYYHALGRPMGWLGIIYALGALSELPFFFIIGRFIGKYGAERIFLLGGAIFLLRWIVLCFEPPTWVIVMMQLSHGLSFTLTFTAGVSMAAQASARDNQVTAQTVYNSVNMGLSAIIGSLIGGVVLNQFGPRGLYGFAAAICVLGLIAMFGLIRSTSARSD; translated from the coding sequence ATGGCGAGACAGACTTATGCACGAATGTCGCTCTATTATTTCTTCTTTTACACAACCATCGCGGTGTTTGCACCGTACTTCAATTTGTATTTGGCATCGCGCGGACTAAGCAGCGAACAAGTAGGAATGGTACTGGCAGTCATACCCCTTGGCGGCATTCTGATGCAGCCCTTGTGGGGCATGATGAATGACAGGCTGCAAATTCAAAAGACAACCATCTTTTTGGCGCTGGTTGTTCCGGCCATTACACTACTTTTGTATCCACATTTGCACTCGTTTCCTGTGTATGTGCTGGGCACAGCCGTGCTTGCTGTGTTTCAATCCGTGGCTGTTCCTGTTGCAGACAGTATGACGATTGAGACAGCCGGAACAGGTCACTACGGCAAGATTCGATTATTTGGATCCCTTGGCTACGCCATCGCGGCAGCCATTGCCGCTGCATTATATAAGCACTATGGTGTCTCAGAGATTTCCGTTGTTTATGGTTTCACCGTCGTGCTGGCTCTGTTCGGACTCATCTTTTATCCGAAGCCTGCAAAAATGCACTCTGGGCATCAGAGACCTGCTCTGTTTTCGGGTATGATTGTTCTGCTGAGTAACAAGAAATTCTTGCTGATTCTGTGTTTTACCTTGCTGATTACTATTAGTCAAGCTGTGAACAGTAACTTCTTCACTCTTTATTACCATGCTCTGGGTCGGCCTATGGGCTGGCTCGGTATCATCTATGCACTGGGCGCATTGAGCGAGCTGCCGTTCTTTTTTATTATCGGCAGGTTTATCGGCAAGTACGGTGCAGAACGGATTTTCTTGCTGGGCGGGGCAATATTTCTGTTGCGGTGGATTGTGCTCTGTTTTGAACCTCCAACCTGGGTTATCGTCATGATGCAACTATCCCACGGGCTTTCGTTCACCCTGACCTTTACAGCTGGGGTGTCCATGGCTGCACAAGCGAGTGCACGGGATAACCAAGTCACCGCGCAGACCGTATATAACTCGGTGAATATGGGCTTATCGGCGATTATTGGAAGTTTAATCGGCGGCGTTGTCCTCAATCAATTCGGGCCGCGAGGACTCTACGGCTTTGCCGCAGCCATTTGCGTGCTGGGACTCATAGCCATGTTCGGTTTAATTCGCAGCACATCAGCCCGGTCAGACTGA
- a CDS encoding TQO small subunit DoxD, giving the protein MGTVASHIRYESKERERSETKSPEFAPMSYLWALRFVIGFQFLSAFIRRYINAPAKMNPASPAFLGHKFSTFYPHAIWPVKPILSVIIQHPNTTFGFLTFFSIVELLVGLFLITGTLTKLAGFGGAMLSLMILLGSGWMGTSCVDEWQIGTVEGIAAMVFMFAGSGKFGVDHWIRRHWDGKLKLGKFHISLL; this is encoded by the coding sequence ATGGGAACTGTGGCGAGCCACATCCGGTATGAGAGTAAAGAGAGAGAAAGGTCTGAAACAAAATCTCCTGAGTTTGCACCCATGAGTTATTTATGGGCCTTACGATTTGTCATTGGCTTTCAATTTCTTTCTGCATTTATTCGTAGATACATTAATGCTCCGGCCAAGATGAATCCTGCTTCACCTGCATTTCTAGGGCACAAGTTTAGTACGTTTTACCCGCATGCGATTTGGCCGGTAAAGCCGATTCTGAGTGTGATTATCCAGCATCCCAATACGACGTTCGGGTTCCTTACCTTCTTTTCAATTGTGGAATTGCTGGTGGGCCTCTTCCTGATTACTGGAACCCTGACCAAACTTGCGGGATTTGGCGGAGCTATGCTGAGTCTTATGATTTTACTTGGATCCGGTTGGATGGGCACGAGCTGTGTAGACGAGTGGCAGATTGGCACGGTCGAGGGGATTGCTGCTATGGTCTTTATGTTTGCGGGATCGGGCAAATTTGGCGTAGACCATTGGATTCGCCGCCATTGGGACGGAAAGTTGAAGCTTGGCAAGTTTCACATCTCCCTGCTGTAG